GAGATCGGCATCACCTGGTAGATGCCGACCCGGCCCTTGTAGCCGCTGCTGCACGCCGAGCAGCCCACCGGCCGGTAGGGCTTCCAGGAGCCGTCGAGCTCTTCTTCCTTGAAGCCCGCATCGAGCAAGGCCTGGCGCGGCACGTCGGCCGGCATGCGGCACACGTGGCACAACCGGCGCGCCAGCCGCTGCGCGGTGATCAGGATGACGCTGGAGGCGATGTTGAACGGCGCAATGCCCATGTTCCGCATCCGCGTGAGCGTGGTCGGCGCATCGTTGGTGTGCAGCGTGGAGAGCACCAGGTGGCCTGTTTGCGCAGCCTTGATCGAGATGTCGGCGGTTTCGAGGTCCCGGATTTCACCGACCATGATGATGTCGGGATCCTGGCGCAGGAAGGCGCGCAGCGCGGCGGCGAACGTCAGCCCGGCCCGTTCGTTCACGTTGACCTGGTTCACGCCCGGCAGGTTGATTTCCGACGGGTCTTCGGCCGTGGCGATGTTGACGCCGGGCTGGTTCAGCAGGTTCAGGCAGGTGTAGAGCGACACGGTCTTGCCCGAACCGGTGGGGCCGGTGACCAGCACCATGCCATAGGGACGGCCGATGGCACGCAGCAACCGCTCCTTCTCGTCGGCGTCGTAGCCGAGCGCGTCGATGCCCAGGCGCGCGCTGCTCGGGTCGAGAATACGGATCACGATCTTCTCGCCGAACAGCGTGGGCAGCGTGCTGACGCGGAAGTCGATGACGCGGTCGGGGCCGATCTTGAGCTTCATGCGGCCGTCTTGCGGCACCCGCTTTTCGGAGATGTCGAGCCGCGAAATCACCTTGATCCGCGAAGCCAGCTTGTCCTTGATGAGCGTCGGGGGGCTTGCGATCTCGCGCAACTCGCCGTCGATGCGGAAGCGCACGCGGTAGTTGTGCTCGTAGGGCTCGAAGTGGATGTCCGACGCCCGCATGCTGACGCCGTCGAGCAGCATCTTGTGCAGGAAGCGCACGACCGGCGCATCTTCGACTTCGGCGACAGCCGCCTGTTCGTTGGTATCGCCCGATGTATCCGCCGTGACGTCGTCGAACTCGAAGTCCCCACCGCCGACGATGTTGTTGAGGGTTTCCGACGCGCTGACGGCGGCGGCCTCGATCATGCGCGACAGCTTGTCGTATTCGGCAATGACCCAGTCCACGCCCATCTGGGACGCAAACTTGATTTTTTCCACCGCCTGCTGGTCCGAGGGGTCGGCTGTTGCAACAATGAGACGGTTGTTGCGCTTGCTGAGCACCACGATGCGGTAGGCGAGGCACAGCTTGGGGTCGAGCAGGTCTTTCGGCAGGCGCTGGTGGTCGATGGCGTCAAGATCCAGCAGCGGGGCGCCGAAGGCGGACGAAAGCGTGTGGGCCAGATCCGCGGCCGAGACGGCGCCACTGCCGGTCAGCTCGGCGATGAAGCTGGTGCGGCCGCTGAGCGACTTTTGATAGATGTCTTCCGCAATCTTCGCGGGAAGCTTGCCGGCCGAGACCAAGGCGCGCGCAAGTCCCGGGAGGGCGATTTGCGTATTTTCTTTAACAGGAAGTTCGGCGGCAGCCATTCAGCGAAATTGCAAGAGATGTGAAAAAATGCTTCACGATCATCGCTGAACGCCCTCGCCATGTAAATCGCTACGCAGCAACAGGCATGGGCATTATTGGTGCCAGCCGAAAAGACTGGTCGGGGTGAGAGGATTCGAACCTCCGGCCTCTACGTCCCGAACGTAGCGCTCTACCAGGCTAAGCTACACCCCGATTGGTTGCAAAAAAAGAGAAGTCGTCCTTGCCAACTCTTGTGAGGTGTTCAGGCACGTCGCTCAAGCAACTGAGCCGCCAATTGTAGCAAACCGTCGGCATGCGAATTGGACGGAAAGTCGCGCAAGGCGTGAATCGCGCGTTTTGCCTCGTCGGCCGCGGCGGCGCGCGATGCGTCCAGCGCCCCGGTGCTGTGGACGATTTCCACGATCTTGCCCAATTGGGCCGTATCGCCCGCCTCGATGGCTGCGCGCACCAGGCTGCTCTGGTCGGCATTGCCGCGCCGCATGGCGAAGATCAGCGGCAATGTGGTCTTGCCTTCGCGCAGGTCGTCGCCCACGTTCTTGCCGGTTTCGTGGGCGTCGCCGGCGTAGTCGAGCACGTCGTCGATCACCTGGAACGCCGTGCCAAGGGCCTGGCCATAGGTCGCGCAGGCTTCCTCGACTTCGGGCGTCGCGCCTGCCAGCACGGCGGCGAGCCGCGTGCTGGCTTCGAAGAGCTTGGCGGTTTTCGAGCGGATCACGCGCAAGTAGGCGGCTTCGTCCAGCGAAGCGTCGTGCATGTTCATCAGCTGGAGCACCTCGCCTTCCGCGATCACGTTCGTCGCCTCGGCCAGGATCTGCATGATGCGCATGTTGTTTGCATCCAACATCATCTGGAAGGCGCGCGAGTACAGGAAGTCGCCGACCAGCACGCTGGCCGGATTTCCGAACGATTCGTTGGCAGTCGGGCGGCCACGCCGCAGGGTCGACTCGTCGACAACGTCGTCGTGCAGCAAGGTGGCCGTGTGGATGAACTCCACGACCGCCGCCAGATTGAAGCGCTGCTCGCCCGTGTAGCCCAGGGCGCCCGACATGAGAAGCAGGAGCGCGGGGCGCAGGCGTTTGCCGCCGGCGGAAATGATGTACTTCGAGACCTGGCTCACCAGGGGCACGCCTGTATCGAGGCGCCGCGCAATCACACGGTCGACTTCGACCATGTCGCCGGCAATCAAATCCAGCACGGTGGCGGTGGGGGAGGTATCGGCGGCGTGAACTGGCAAAGCGTTTGCGCGCGGCGCGTCTGAATGCGAAAGGTGCGGCGGCACAAGGCCGGAAGGCGCAGATTATAGGGATGCGCGGGTGCCTTCCGGCTTGGCTTCGGCCCGAAACCATGTTAGCGCGCGCAAACCGTGCTAGAATCTAAGGCTCTGCGGAATTCGCCGTAGAGCTCATATTCCCAAGAGGTTCACATGTACGCGGTCATAAAAACCGGCGGCAAGCAGTATCGCGTTGCTTCCGGCGAAAAAATTAAAGTAGAACAGATTGCTGCGGATGTAGGCCAGGAAATCGTGATCGATCAGGTTCTCGCAGTCGGCAACGGCAGCGAAATCAAGGTCGGTACGCCCCTGGTGTCCGGCGCAACGGTGACAGTCACGGTACTGTCGCACGGCAAGCACGACAAGGTTCACATCTTCAAGATGCGTCGTCGCAAGCACTATCAGAAACGTCAAGGCCATCGCCAGCAGTTCACGGAACTGCAAATCGGCGCGATCGCCGGCTAAGGAGAACATTCCATGGCACAGAAAAAAGGCGGCGGCTCAACGCGAAACGGGCGCGACTCCAAGCCCAAGATGCTCGGCGTTAAGGCTTTCGGCGGCGAACTGATCAGCGCAGGCTCGATCATCGTGCGCCAGCGCGGCACCCGGTTCCACCCCGGCGTGAATGTCGGCGTGGGCAAGGACCACACGCTGTTTGCACTGGTCGACGGCCATGTGTCGTTCGGCGTCAAGGGCGCAATGAACAAGCACATGGTCAACGTGACCCCGGCGTAAGTCGAGTCACTTCGATCAGCTCGAAGCCCCGCTTTGCCGGGGCTTCTTCATTTGTACACTGGATACCCCATGAAGTTCGTCGACGAAGCCTTCATCGACATCGCCGCCGGCGATGGCGGCAACGGCTGCGTGTCGTTCCGTCATGAAAAATACAAGGAATTCGGCGGTCCCAACGGCGGCGACGGTGGCCGCGGCGGCCACGTCTACGCGGTGGCCGATTCCAACCTCAACACCCTGGTCGACTTTCGCTACTCGCGCCGCCATGAGGCCAAGCGCGGCGAGCACGGCATGGGCTCCGACATGTTCGGCGCCGCGGGCCACGACATCACGCTCAGAATGCCGGTCGGCACCATCATTTCCGACGCCGAAACGGGCGAGGTGCTGTACGAGTTGTTGACCGAAGGCGAGGTCGTCACCATCGCCAAGGGCGGAGACGGCGGCTTCGGCAACATGCGCTTCAAGAGCGCCATCAACCGCGCGCCTCGTCAGAAGACGCCGGGCTGGCCGGGCGAGAAGAAGAGTCTCAAGCTCGAGCTCAAGGTGCTCGCCGATGTGGGGCTGCTCGGCATGCCCAACGCAGGCAAGTCGACTTTGATCAGCGCCATTTCGAACGCACGCCCGCGCATTGCGGACTACCCGTTCACCACGCTGCATCCGAATCTTGGCGTGGTGCGCGTCGGTCCTGAGCAGAGCTTCGTCGTGGCGGACCTTCCGGGCCTGATCGAAGGCGCGTCGGAAGGTGCGGGGTTGGGCCATTTGTTCCTGCGCCACCTCCAGCGCACGCGCCTGCTGCTGCACGTGATCGATCTGGCGCCCTTCGACGATGCCGTCGACCCGGTCGCACAGGCAAAGGCCATCATCGGCGAACTGAAGAAGTACGACGCCGCGCTTTACGAGAAGCCGCGCTGGCTCGTGCTCAACAAGCTCGACATGGTGCCTGAAGACGAACGTTCGGCGCGCGTCAAGGATTTCGTGAAGCGCATGCGTTTCAAGGGGCCCGTGTTCGAGATCTCCGCGCTCACGCGGGAAGGCTGCGAGCACCTGGTGCAAGCGGTCTATCAGCACATCAAGGCGCAGCAGGTGGCGGAACAGGTTCCGGCCGAGGTCGATCCGCGCTTTGTCGAATTGCCGCCGCCGGATCCCAGCTGAGTACCTCGCGGCATCGATACCGATGCAGCGGGCTTCCTAGACAGCAGAACACGCAGTATTCACGACCGCTACAGCTCAAATGACCTCGAATTCCGGATCCACTGCCTTGCGGGACGCCCGCCGAATCGTCGTCAAGGTGGGCTCGAGCCTCGTGACCAACGAAGGGCGGGGTCTGGACGAGGGCGCCATCGGCGAATGGTGCCGCCAGCTTGCGGCCCTCGTGCGCGACGGGCGAGAGGTCGTGATGGTGTCGAGCGGTGCCATCGCCGAAGGCATGAAGCGCCTCGGCTGGCGCACCCGGCCGCACGAGATTCACGAACTCCAGGCCGCTGCGGCGGTCGGGCAGATGGGCCTGGCCCAGATGTACGAGACCAAGCTGCGCGAGAACGAAATGGGCAGCGCGCAGGTGCTGCTGACCCATGCCGACCTCGCCGACCGCGAGCGCTACCTCAATGCGCGCTCGACGCTCGTCACGCTGCTCAGGCTCGGCGTGGTGCCGGTCATCAACGAGAACGACACCGTCGTCAACGACGAGATCAAGTTCGGCGACAACGACACGCTCGGTGCACTGGTGGCCAACCTGGTCGAAGCCGATGCGCTGGTCATCCTCACCGATCAAAAGGGGCTCTTCACGGCCGATCCGCGCAAGGACCCGGACGCCAAGTTCGTGCACGAGGCGGCGGCAGGCGATCCGGCGCTCGAAGCCATGGCGGGCGGGGCGGGCTCCAGCCTCGGCCGCGGCGGCATGATCACGAAGATTCTGGCGGCCAAGCGCGCTGCGGGGTCCGGCGCTTCCACCGTGATTGCCTGGGGCCGCGAGCCCGACGCATTGCTGCGCCTGACGCGCGGTGAATCCATCGGCACCCTGCTCGTTGCCCAGACCGCCAAGCACCAGGCCCGAAAGCGCTGGATGGCCGACCATCTGCAGCTGCGGGGTGCCGTCACCGTCGACGCCGGCGCGGCGGCCAAGGTGCGGGCCGAAGGCAAGAGCCTGCTGCCGATCGGCATGACGGGCGTGTCGGGCGAGTTTTCGCGGGGCGACGTGATCGCCGTGCGCGACACCGAGGGGGTGGAACTGGCCCGCGGCCTGGCCAACTACTCGAGCATGGAAGCCCGCCTGCTGTGCCGCAAGCCCTCGTCCGAGTTCGAGCGTTTGCTGGGCTATGTGGCGGAGCCCGAAATGGTCCACCGCGACAACATGGTGCTGATGCCCAGCTGATCAAAAAAAACGGGGCCGCGAGGCCCCGTCGTTTTACTGCACTTCGCGAATCGGGTTGCGCAGGTTCTGAACCATGTCCCCGACCGAATTGCGCGGCGCATTGCCTCGGCACAGCGCCTGGGTCGACAGCGCCTTGGCGTAGAGCGAATTCAGATCGTTGATGCGTTTCCACTCCGGCGTCTTCGTTTCCTGCCAGGAGCCATTGTTGTAGCGGGCGTAGTTCTTCAATTCCGCGGTCGAGCAGCGTACGCCCTCATAGGACGCATTGACGGCGCCGCCGTTGCGGTTTTGGGTCACCACCACATAGCGCACGATGCCGTCCCCTGTGATGGCAATGGTGCGGGGGTCGATGCCGAACTTCAGGCTCATGTAGGGCGGCATCTCGATCGGCAGCAGACGGCTCTCGCTGAAGGCCGGCGGCGGGGGGGCTTTGGTTTCCTCCCACTCGGCATCCGCCTCGGTCCGCTTGGCGGCCGGCGGCATGCCGGCCTGCGCCCAGTCGGGGTTGTCGGTGTCGTGCTTGCCCGATGCGCACCCGGCGAGCAGGGCGGCGACACACGCGAGAAGCAAGGCGCGCTCAGCGTTGCGACGGAAAGAAGGGCGCTTTGTTGTTGGGAGAGGAAGATTCATCGCTCACGGAAGGAAGGTCGGGATGCGGGTCGAAACTGCCGCCGGGCGGCAGGTCCAGGCCTGCGGGTGCGCCGCCGTCTGGCGTGTGGCGCTCGAACTCTCGGGCGCGCACGTTGCTGCGCAGGAAGCGGTTGCGGAAATCCTGCCGCGGCAGGTAGCGAGCGAGCTCGGTCAGTGCCATCTCGTAGACGCCGCGTTTGAATTCCACGACCACATCGAGCGGCACCCAGTAGTCGTGCCATCGCCAGGCGTCGAACTCGGGGTGGTCGGTCGCGCGCAGGTTCAAGTCCCAGTCGTGACCGATCAATTGCAGCAAATACCAGATTTGCTTCTGGCCCTTGTAGTGGCCCCGTGCGTCACGGCGAATGAACCGATCCGGCACCTCGTAGCGCAACCAGTCACGGGTACGGGCCACGATGCGCACGTGCTCCGGATGGAGCCCGACTTCCTCGTGCAGTTCCCGAAACATGGCTTGCTCGGGACTTTCGCCGCGGTCTATGCCGCCTTGCGGAAACTGCCAGGAATGCGTGCGTATGCGTTTGCCCCAGAAAACCTGGTTTCTCTGGTTGAGCAGGATGATGCCGACGTTGGGCCTGAAGCCGTCCCGGTCGAGCATAATCAAACCCCAATTTTTGAACTGAGTCGATTATGCATGCCGGGTTGCAC
The Variovorax paradoxus genome window above contains:
- the pilB gene encoding type IV-A pilus assembly ATPase PilB, producing the protein MAAAELPVKENTQIALPGLARALVSAGKLPAKIAEDIYQKSLSGRTSFIAELTGSGAVSAADLAHTLSSAFGAPLLDLDAIDHQRLPKDLLDPKLCLAYRIVVLSKRNNRLIVATADPSDQQAVEKIKFASQMGVDWVIAEYDKLSRMIEAAAVSASETLNNIVGGGDFEFDDVTADTSGDTNEQAAVAEVEDAPVVRFLHKMLLDGVSMRASDIHFEPYEHNYRVRFRIDGELREIASPPTLIKDKLASRIKVISRLDISEKRVPQDGRMKLKIGPDRVIDFRVSTLPTLFGEKIVIRILDPSSARLGIDALGYDADEKERLLRAIGRPYGMVLVTGPTGSGKTVSLYTCLNLLNQPGVNIATAEDPSEINLPGVNQVNVNERAGLTFAAALRAFLRQDPDIIMVGEIRDLETADISIKAAQTGHLVLSTLHTNDAPTTLTRMRNMGIAPFNIASSVILITAQRLARRLCHVCRMPADVPRQALLDAGFKEEELDGSWKPYRPVGCSACSSGYKGRVGIYQVMPISETIQAIILRDGSALDIARQSEAEGVRSLRQSGLRKVMQGLTSLEEVVAVTNE
- a CDS encoding polyprenyl synthetase family protein encodes the protein MPVHAADTSPTATVLDLIAGDMVEVDRVIARRLDTGVPLVSQVSKYIISAGGKRLRPALLLLMSGALGYTGEQRFNLAAVVEFIHTATLLHDDVVDESTLRRGRPTANESFGNPASVLVGDFLYSRAFQMMLDANNMRIMQILAEATNVIAEGEVLQLMNMHDASLDEAAYLRVIRSKTAKLFEASTRLAAVLAGATPEVEEACATYGQALGTAFQVIDDVLDYAGDAHETGKNVGDDLREGKTTLPLIFAMRRGNADQSSLVRAAIEAGDTAQLGKIVEIVHSTGALDASRAAAADEAKRAIHALRDFPSNSHADGLLQLAAQLLERRA
- the rplU gene encoding 50S ribosomal protein L21, with product MYAVIKTGGKQYRVASGEKIKVEQIAADVGQEIVIDQVLAVGNGSEIKVGTPLVSGATVTVTVLSHGKHDKVHIFKMRRRKHYQKRQGHRQQFTELQIGAIAG
- the rpmA gene encoding 50S ribosomal protein L27, which translates into the protein MAQKKGGGSTRNGRDSKPKMLGVKAFGGELISAGSIIVRQRGTRFHPGVNVGVGKDHTLFALVDGHVSFGVKGAMNKHMVNVTPA
- the cgtA gene encoding Obg family GTPase CgtA; this translates as MKFVDEAFIDIAAGDGGNGCVSFRHEKYKEFGGPNGGDGGRGGHVYAVADSNLNTLVDFRYSRRHEAKRGEHGMGSDMFGAAGHDITLRMPVGTIISDAETGEVLYELLTEGEVVTIAKGGDGGFGNMRFKSAINRAPRQKTPGWPGEKKSLKLELKVLADVGLLGMPNAGKSTLISAISNARPRIADYPFTTLHPNLGVVRVGPEQSFVVADLPGLIEGASEGAGLGHLFLRHLQRTRLLLHVIDLAPFDDAVDPVAQAKAIIGELKKYDAALYEKPRWLVLNKLDMVPEDERSARVKDFVKRMRFKGPVFEISALTREGCEHLVQAVYQHIKAQQVAEQVPAEVDPRFVELPPPDPS
- the proB gene encoding glutamate 5-kinase — translated: MTSNSGSTALRDARRIVVKVGSSLVTNEGRGLDEGAIGEWCRQLAALVRDGREVVMVSSGAIAEGMKRLGWRTRPHEIHELQAAAAVGQMGLAQMYETKLRENEMGSAQVLLTHADLADRERYLNARSTLVTLLRLGVVPVINENDTVVNDEIKFGDNDTLGALVANLVEADALVILTDQKGLFTADPRKDPDAKFVHEAAAGDPALEAMAGGAGSSLGRGGMITKILAAKRAAGSGASTVIAWGREPDALLRLTRGESIGTLLVAQTAKHQARKRWMADHLQLRGAVTVDAGAAAKVRAEGKSLLPIGMTGVSGEFSRGDVIAVRDTEGVELARGLANYSSMEARLLCRKPSSEFERLLGYVAEPEMVHRDNMVLMPS
- a CDS encoding CNP1-like family protein, which codes for MLLACVAALLAGCASGKHDTDNPDWAQAGMPPAAKRTEADAEWEETKAPPPPAFSESRLLPIEMPPYMSLKFGIDPRTIAITGDGIVRYVVVTQNRNGGAVNASYEGVRCSTAELKNYARYNNGSWQETKTPEWKRINDLNSLYAKALSTQALCRGNAPRNSVGDMVQNLRNPIREVQ
- a CDS encoding RNA pyrophosphohydrolase, with protein sequence MLDRDGFRPNVGIILLNQRNQVFWGKRIRTHSWQFPQGGIDRGESPEQAMFRELHEEVGLHPEHVRIVARTRDWLRYEVPDRFIRRDARGHYKGQKQIWYLLQLIGHDWDLNLRATDHPEFDAWRWHDYWVPLDVVVEFKRGVYEMALTELARYLPRQDFRNRFLRSNVRAREFERHTPDGGAPAGLDLPPGGSFDPHPDLPSVSDESSSPNNKAPFFPSQR